Below is a window of Cryomorphaceae bacterium DNA.
CAGGAGCTTTTCTTCGGGCAGGGTAATACCGTACTTTCGTTCCAGAAAAAGCACCATTTCAATCACGGAGTAGGAATCTATTCCCACGTCGCGAAGCACCGTATCAGCGCGCAATTCCACTTCCGACGAAACAATGTTTTCCTTCACAAATGCCAGCAATGCTGTTTCGAGTTCCTGTTGATTGGCCATTATTCTGATCTAAAACGGTGATATCCCACGGCTACTCCCATCATGGCAAATCCAAAGACAACCAGTTTCAGGGCGTCGCCGAGAATGTCGCTCGTACCTGCTCCGCGCAGAAAGATGTTGTAAAAAGCGTTCAATCCCCAATTCAGGGGAGATACCACGCTGAGTTTTTCCATGATAACGGGCATCACGTAGGTGGGCACCCAGATTCCTCCGATAGCGGCAAAAATCAGTACGGCCACTGAACCACCAATGGTAGCCTGCTGCATACTGGTGGCTACGGTACCCAGCACCAAGCCGGAACAGGTGGCCGCAAAAGCATTGCAAAGCGCCACCACAGCTATGGCTGCGAGGTGACCACCAAAATTCAGTACGGGTAATCCAACCAACGGAAGTAACACTATGCCTACCAGCATCATCAGCACAAACTGAATGTTACACACCACAAAAAACACGGCAAACTTGCCGAGCAGGATATCGAGGTAACTGCCGGGCAGGGTTTTGAGGCGCACCATGCTTCCTTCACTTTTCTCGCGAATAAGGCTTACCGAAAGCGGAATGATGATGAAAAACATGGCGAAGATGGTCCACGCAGGTACGTTGTGCTGTACCGTGTTGGGAAAGGTGGTCATGCGATCGTGGGTGGCGTATTCCTGCTTGAAAAGCACTACATCCTCATTGTTGAACTCAGGCTCGTCTCCATCCGGAAGCAGCTTGGCGAGCTCGCGCGAAAACGTTTCGAACACGAGTTTGGTTTTCATTTCGGAGATGAATTCACGCAAGGTTGACGATACCGAGTTAATGAATGCCTGTTGCGCTGCGGGATCTACGAACACCGTAATTTCGGCTTTTTCAATAGGCTCGAATTCAGCATCCGGATCGAGCAAAGCCCGCTCAATGTTTTGACTTACACTGCGTCGAATGGCTTCAGAAGCTCCTTCGGGTACAACCACGGCCAGCAGGTATTTTCCGGAGGAAACAGCCTCCTCAGCCGCAGTACGATTGAAATCTTTACCGTTCTCGCCCGTTACCAAACGCACCAGAGATGTAGATTGCAGTCCGCGACGAATACTGGTGCCCAGCGAATCCTGATCCTGATCTACGTAGATAATCGGCAGACTGCTCTGACTCATGGTGCTGTAGGCCGCATCCTGAATCAACGTCATGATGAAAATCAGCATCACGGGCATAAAAAACAGAATGGCTAAACCCGCCTTGTCGCGACTCAAAATGAGCAAATCCTTGTATGCCGAGGCTTTGAATCTGTTAAACATCAGTCGCGCAGGGTTTCACCGGTGAGTTGGATAAAGTATGACTGCAGATTGTCCGCGCCATCGGTGGCCGCAATCAGCTCTTCGGGCGTTCCTTTCGAAAGGATATGACCGGAATCAATAATCGCCACCCGCGAACACAAGTCCTCCGCTTCTTCCAGCAAATGGCTTGTGTAAAGAATACTCACTCCCCGGTCGCGGTTGATTTCTTTCAGAAAGTTGAGAATCACGTGTCTCGACTGAACATCCACCCCCACGGTGGGTTCATCCAGAATGAGTAATTGCGGTTCGTGAAGCAGGGCGGCGATGAGATTCACGCGGCGTTTCATTCCGCCGGAGTAATGGTGAACCCGCTTTTTCTCGTGTCCGGTAAGCCCGAAGCGATCCAGGTAATAACCGATTTTCTCATTAAGCTGGGCAGCGGGGATGCTGTACATCTGGCCGAAGTAGCGCAGGTTCTCGAGCGCACTCAGGTTATCAAACAGAGCAATTTCCTGCGGCACAACACCCAAGTGGTGCTTAATGGTTTCAAAATCTGTCTCTACGGACAAGTCGTTGATACGTATGGTTCCGGTATCGGGCCGGATCATTCCGCAAATCATGGATATTGTGGTGGTTTTACCGGCTCCATTGGGCCCCAGCAAACCAAAAATCTCACCGCGGTACACGTTCAGACTAAGATCGGTAACCGTAGGTTGCAAGGCGTGCTTATAGCGCTTGCTGATATGTTCGATAGATATGACCGCTTCGCCCTGCATGAGGGCTGCAAAGGTAATCGAATTTGCTGCACTGAAAGCTTGTGAAGATGTCAACAGAAAACCATACTACTGCACACTCGCCACGGGATAATAAATCTCCGTAACCCACTGGTCAGGCTGATCGCTCTGAGCGGGTCCGATTACATAGCGCTCCCACGGGCTTCCCACTATCTCCAGATTGAGTTGCTCAATCATAGAGTGAATCGCATAGTGCGTATTACCCGATGATTCGTAATCGCCCAGGTGCTCCATCATTACGGTTTTGCCCTCGTAGGTGGTTCCGCGTTGAACGTTGTCGTTGCCGGGTTTTTCACTGTTGCAAGGAACGGCCACTTCCAGTTCGGTGCGCTCATTCTCTTCGTCCCATTCGTGAAAAACAGCAAAAAACGGCCCTGAAATGCGACCCGCGTCTTCGCCGAGGTAGCTGAGTATCTCCTGGTACTTCTCATCAAAAAAGCCGGAAGTCAACTCATCAAAAGCAAGCGACGCTGCAATGTAGTAGTAGGTTTGCGATTCAACCTCCACAATATCCACATCTTGAGTTTCGGCAGAAGCAGCCGAACAAAGCTCTGCAAGACCAACCAATCCTTTTTCCAGGTCGGGGCCCATCATATTGTCCATATTGTCCTGCCCCATCCAGAACATCCAGCCAGGAAACTCG
It encodes the following:
- a CDS encoding acyl carrier protein produces the protein MANQQELETALLAFVKENIVSSEVELRADTVLRDVGIDSYSVIEMVLFLERKYGITLPEEKLLPENLASVQMLARCAAEHSANRDR
- a CDS encoding ABC transporter permease, with product MFNRFKASAYKDLLILSRDKAGLAILFFMPVMLIFIMTLIQDAAYSTMSQSSLPIIYVDQDQDSLGTSIRRGLQSTSLVRLVTGENGKDFNRTAAEEAVSSGKYLLAVVVPEGASEAIRRSVSQNIERALLDPDAEFEPIEKAEITVFVDPAAQQAFINSVSSTLREFISEMKTKLVFETFSRELAKLLPDGDEPEFNNEDVVLFKQEYATHDRMTTFPNTVQHNVPAWTIFAMFFIIIPLSVSLIREKSEGSMVRLKTLPGSYLDILLGKFAVFFVVCNIQFVLMMLVGIVLLPLVGLPVLNFGGHLAAIAVVALCNAFAATCSGLVLGTVATSMQQATIGGSVAVLIFAAIGGIWVPTYVMPVIMEKLSVVSPLNWGLNAFYNIFLRGAGTSDILGDALKLVVFGFAMMGVAVGYHRFRSE
- a CDS encoding ABC transporter ATP-binding protein, which codes for MQGEAVISIEHISKRYKHALQPTVTDLSLNVYRGEIFGLLGPNGAGKTTTISMICGMIRPDTGTIRINDLSVETDFETIKHHLGVVPQEIALFDNLSALENLRYFGQMYSIPAAQLNEKIGYYLDRFGLTGHEKKRVHHYSGGMKRRVNLIAALLHEPQLLILDEPTVGVDVQSRHVILNFLKEINRDRGVSILYTSHLLEEAEDLCSRVAIIDSGHILSKGTPEELIAATDGADNLQSYFIQLTGETLRD